Proteins co-encoded in one Meiothermus sp. genomic window:
- a CDS encoding zf-TFIIB domain-containing protein, with amino-acid sequence MPLLICPNCETGMNEIQRNGVHIDVCPKCRGVWLDGGEMEKLLGQVRQYEQEYEAELESYRRQQYAPPQPQGYTPPPAHHRNPYDTDDDEYYKRHGKKKSKLGRLFDLFD; translated from the coding sequence ATGCCCCTTCTGATCTGTCCAAACTGCGAAACCGGAATGAACGAAATTCAGCGCAATGGTGTGCACATAGACGTCTGCCCCAAGTGCCGGGGTGTCTGGCTCGACGGTGGTGAGATGGAAAAACTGCTGGGCCAGGTGCGCCAGTACGAACAGGAATACGAGGCAGAACTCGAGAGCTACCGCCGCCAGCAGTACGCCCCGCCGCAGCCTCAGGGCTATACCCCTCCGCCAGCCCATCACCGCAACCCCTACGACACCGACGACGACGAGTACTACAAGCGCCACGGCAAGAAGAAAAGCAAGCTGGGCCGGCTTTTCGACCTGTTCGACTAA
- a CDS encoding PKD domain-containing protein, with protein sequence MGLNAQFYPNPSFSGPALARLEPRLALAGQVPGLRPGPFSARYEGALLPPRDGDYTLHLVGQGQTCVFDDLSLYAGSKQPLGPAPELASNRLNNPAFEQGLTGWTLATGNATTPAEGQSGQALAYQAWSWVYQIVPLTGLTPGERLVLRGFLRNPNAQACTLGLQGGSETALTFDQPVHYRALDWQEVYTEVTFPSGTTWLGAYLAGPEGCRFDDLQLGVPESGGSPLPTGISLNARTALAGSGFNLAAEGGEEGVSYSWELGDGTTATGETVYHEYRQPGYYTITLTATAPDGQTATFQQQVAQLPSIHAMPEFRALADPFPLAFDVQYPLSGHTYEWRFSDGAVLNGPRVERTFENLGFYGLTLVIYEEPSPTGLGRQSSERRVVAVEQTRINRIAEVPIADIQGFQTGPTSFIFSAAASEGEGPLTYTWDFGDGTSATGAEVSKTYSGNGRYPITLTVRDRFGQTDQEEAVVTLGTQYAPGSPATRVEAGYSGGLQGQSAVASPAAPNPFAGAQTSKLRVRPRPDRALQALSLEAELNRRTQRSRIRYLAPNTAPGPSLRAQAANLELSNPFPFVLHSGVNSLGAVHEAPSTSDLFRLGSASVQVRGLPQPQGLAWDYEGVDPQANTAARIRVFRPAFPNPLPAGRTPLRTQAQLQSGATVALESDLAAFAGLRVPRVTLSVLPDTQFPSGPSVQEYLVQVGGQTELMAQVNIRVGQVSQNGFVFFELPVYAVDEAGNLLSDVSGVFYARFADPRILSISGEMVRGRASMTVALNLANFADGTTQFDLRPLTLFSGNPQNPCGPNNQYAPFGATLAGCTQLTASYAAPAGLNLEAYPYTLPEDYPSRTNRILIGKNLDEVGLYDQNLRDAIETGLELSGQGLRAQSSAGEIARLILGFIPIVGDAVDGLEQLYNAATGRQVDPVLAVLSAAGLALDLGTGGVGDVTAGVKAAYRVSLAISRQGGGLVALVIREQFVQFTRGRLSPQALVDGLRQRFGRMVDLARARGCGGFSLNNLCLKAYDKVSTRVQGNTSANEVLLQMDGFIEEASRRGVPPREHLDTLSQFGSCFGYRNRGLLSLSVQSTNERCDLLELLRWRLLAFDPDTGKWRAGEANSAIRYEQQYGGTLTRYEQGGFDFRQGTTTFDVKGAVDPSQAKAFAANFNARGFVRKISEELNDSTVDFIIVETLYIPEAQKAVVEALINELPPDQRNRIRILR encoded by the coding sequence GTGGGCCTCAACGCCCAGTTCTACCCCAACCCCAGCTTTAGCGGCCCCGCCCTGGCTCGCCTGGAACCCCGCCTGGCCCTTGCGGGGCAGGTGCCCGGCCTGCGTCCGGGGCCCTTCTCGGCCCGCTACGAAGGCGCCCTGCTACCCCCCAGGGACGGCGATTACACCCTGCACTTGGTGGGCCAGGGCCAGACCTGCGTCTTCGACGACCTCTCGCTTTACGCGGGCAGCAAGCAGCCCCTGGGGCCGGCCCCCGAGCTGGCCTCCAACCGGCTCAACAACCCCGCCTTCGAGCAGGGCCTCACTGGCTGGACGCTGGCCACCGGCAACGCCACCACCCCCGCCGAGGGGCAGAGCGGCCAGGCCCTGGCCTACCAGGCCTGGAGCTGGGTCTACCAGATCGTCCCCCTCACGGGATTAACCCCTGGGGAGCGGCTGGTCTTGCGGGGCTTTTTGCGCAACCCCAACGCCCAGGCCTGCACCCTGGGCCTGCAAGGGGGCAGCGAGACCGCCCTCACCTTCGACCAGCCCGTACACTACCGGGCCCTGGACTGGCAGGAGGTCTACACCGAGGTCACCTTCCCCAGCGGCACCACCTGGCTGGGGGCCTACCTGGCCGGGCCGGAGGGCTGCCGCTTCGACGATCTGCAGTTGGGGGTGCCCGAGAGCGGCGGCTCCCCCCTGCCCACCGGCATCAGCCTGAACGCCCGCACCGCCTTGGCCGGCAGCGGCTTCAACCTGGCCGCTGAGGGGGGCGAGGAGGGGGTGAGCTATAGCTGGGAACTGGGCGACGGCACCACCGCCACCGGCGAGACCGTCTACCACGAGTACCGCCAGCCGGGTTACTACACCATCACCCTCACCGCCACCGCGCCCGACGGCCAGACCGCCACCTTCCAGCAGCAGGTGGCCCAGCTCCCCAGCATCCACGCCATGCCGGAGTTCCGGGCCCTGGCCGACCCCTTCCCGCTGGCCTTCGATGTGCAGTACCCGCTGAGCGGCCATACCTACGAGTGGCGCTTCAGCGACGGTGCGGTGCTGAACGGCCCCCGGGTGGAGCGAACCTTTGAGAACCTGGGCTTCTACGGCCTGACCCTGGTCATCTACGAGGAGCCCAGCCCCACCGGCCTGGGCCGCCAGAGCAGCGAGCGCCGGGTGGTGGCCGTCGAGCAGACCCGCATCAACCGCATCGCCGAGGTGCCCATCGCCGACATCCAGGGCTTCCAGACCGGCCCCACCAGCTTCATCTTCAGCGCGGCAGCCTCCGAAGGGGAGGGCCCCCTGACCTACACCTGGGACTTTGGCGACGGCACCAGCGCCACCGGGGCCGAGGTCAGCAAAACCTACAGCGGCAATGGGCGCTACCCCATTACCCTCACGGTGCGCGACCGCTTCGGCCAGACCGACCAGGAGGAGGCGGTGGTCACCCTGGGCACCCAGTACGCCCCCGGTAGCCCGGCCACCCGGGTCGAGGCCGGTTACAGCGGGGGGTTGCAGGGACAGTCGGCCGTTGCCAGCCCGGCCGCGCCCAACCCCTTTGCGGGCGCGCAAACCTCCAAGCTGCGCGTGCGCCCCCGGCCCGACCGGGCCCTCCAGGCCCTCTCGCTGGAGGCCGAACTCAACCGCCGCACCCAGCGCAGCCGCATCCGCTACCTGGCCCCCAACACCGCACCCGGCCCCAGCCTGCGGGCCCAGGCCGCCAACCTGGAACTCAGCAACCCCTTCCCCTTCGTGCTCCACAGCGGGGTGAACAGCCTGGGCGCTGTCCACGAAGCCCCCAGCACCAGCGACCTTTTCCGGCTGGGCTCGGCCAGCGTGCAGGTGCGGGGGCTCCCACAGCCCCAGGGCCTGGCCTGGGACTACGAGGGGGTAGACCCCCAGGCCAACACCGCCGCCCGCATCCGGGTCTTCCGCCCCGCCTTCCCCAACCCGCTGCCCGCCGGCCGCACCCCCCTGCGCACCCAGGCCCAGCTGCAAAGCGGCGCCACGGTGGCCCTGGAAAGCGACCTGGCCGCCTTCGCCGGCCTGCGGGTGCCGCGGGTCACCCTCTCGGTGCTGCCCGATACCCAGTTCCCCAGCGGGCCCAGCGTGCAGGAGTACCTGGTGCAGGTGGGGGGCCAGACCGAGCTGATGGCCCAGGTGAACATCCGGGTTGGCCAGGTCTCACAGAACGGCTTCGTCTTCTTCGAGCTGCCGGTCTATGCGGTGGACGAGGCTGGCAACCTCCTGAGCGACGTCTCGGGGGTCTTCTACGCCCGCTTTGCCGACCCCCGCATCCTCTCCATCAGCGGCGAGATGGTGCGGGGCCGGGCCAGCATGACGGTGGCCCTCAACCTGGCCAACTTCGCCGACGGCACCACCCAGTTCGACCTGCGACCCCTCACCCTCTTCTCCGGCAACCCCCAGAACCCCTGCGGCCCCAACAACCAGTACGCCCCCTTCGGCGCCACCCTCGCGGGCTGCACCCAGCTCACCGCCAGCTATGCGGCCCCGGCAGGGCTGAACCTGGAGGCCTACCCCTACACCCTGCCCGAGGACTACCCAAGCCGCACCAACCGCATCCTGATTGGTAAGAACCTGGACGAGGTCGGCCTCTACGACCAGAACCTGCGCGACGCCATCGAGACCGGCCTGGAGCTATCCGGCCAGGGCCTGCGGGCCCAGAGCAGCGCCGGTGAGATCGCCCGGCTGATCCTGGGCTTCATCCCCATCGTGGGCGATGCCGTGGACGGCCTGGAGCAGCTCTACAACGCCGCCACCGGCAGGCAGGTAGACCCCGTTTTGGCGGTGCTCTCGGCGGCAGGGCTGGCGTTAGACCTGGGCACCGGCGGGGTGGGGGACGTGACCGCTGGGGTCAAGGCCGCCTACCGCGTCAGCCTGGCCATCAGCCGGCAGGGCGGGGGCCTGGTGGCCCTGGTCATCCGCGAACAGTTCGTCCAGTTCACCCGCGGGCGGCTCTCGCCGCAGGCGCTGGTGGACGGCCTGCGGCAGCGGTTCGGCAGAATGGTAGACCTGGCCAGGGCGCGGGGGTGTGGGGGGTTCTCGCTCAACAACCTTTGTTTGAAAGCTTACGACAAGGTATCTACCAGGGTTCAGGGTAACACCTCCGCTAATGAAGTCTTGCTGCAGATGGATGGCTTCATCGAAGAAGCCAGTCGGAGAGGTGTCCCTCCCCGAGAACATCTCGACACGCTGTCGCAGTTTGGCTCTTGCTTTGGCTATCGCAACAGGGGGCTGCTATCGCTCTCGGTGCAGTCTACCAACGAGCGATGCGACCTGCTGGAGCTTCTGCGCTGGAGACTCCTGGCATTTGACCCAGATACAGGCAAGTGGCGTGCGGGCGAGGCTAACAGCGCCATCCGCTATGAACAGCAGTATGGGGGAACATTAACAAGGTACGAGCAGGGCGGCTTTGACTTCCGGCAAGGAACCACCACCTTCGACGTGAAAGGGGCCGTTGACCCCAGCCAGGCCAAAGCCTTCGCCGCCAACTTCAACGCGAGGGGTTTTGTGCGTAAAATCTCGGAGGAGCTCAATGACTCTACAGTGGATTTCATCATCGTGGAGACACTGTACATCCCGGAGGCGCAGAAGGCTGTGGTGGAGGCGCTGATAAACGAACTCCCACCAGACCAGAGGAACCGTATCCGCATACTGCGATAG
- a CDS encoding transposase, with translation MNPPKCNDLDYIHFLIAAQRVFTCSEAARCQPEAPAHDAFTRLLQRQPPDTEALWQEARALVEPTRGLLVLDDTTLDKPYARRMELVTYHWSGKHQRVVKGIALMTLLWTEGQALISLVHGHSPSREGIVPCDFRVYDKPSGGPSKNAHFLEMLRVAKGRGFAPAYVLMDSWYASLENLKGIAGLGWRFLTRLKGNRLVNPEGAGLRPVSEVEIPPAGRVVHLKGFGLVRVFRTVSKDGDAEYWATNDLGMREDQRGELERAGWGIEVYHRGLKGCCGVERAQVRKKASVLGHLLLALRAFLRLEAYRLRTGVSWYESKTSIIREAIRSYLANPIHILHPTA, from the coding sequence ATGAACCCACCAAAGTGCAACGACCTGGACTACATCCACTTCCTCATCGCTGCCCAGAGGGTCTTTACCTGCAGCGAAGCCGCCCGCTGCCAACCAGAGGCTCCAGCCCACGATGCCTTCACCCGTCTGCTCCAGCGACAGCCTCCCGACACGGAGGCGCTGTGGCAGGAGGCCAGGGCCTTGGTGGAGCCCACCCGAGGGCTTCTGGTGCTGGACGATACCACCCTGGATAAACCCTACGCCCGGCGGATGGAGTTGGTGACCTACCACTGGAGCGGCAAGCACCAGCGGGTGGTCAAGGGGATCGCCCTCATGACCCTGCTGTGGACGGAGGGCCAGGCTCTCATCTCCCTGGTGCACGGGCACAGCCCGTCCCGAGAGGGGATCGTCCCCTGCGACTTCCGGGTCTACGACAAGCCTTCGGGGGGCCCGAGCAAGAACGCGCACTTTCTGGAGATGCTGCGGGTGGCCAAGGGACGGGGCTTTGCCCCGGCGTACGTGCTGATGGATAGCTGGTACGCTTCGCTGGAGAACCTGAAGGGGATTGCTGGCCTGGGCTGGCGCTTCCTCACCCGGCTGAAGGGGAACCGCCTGGTGAACCCTGAGGGGGCGGGGCTGCGGCCGGTGAGCGAGGTAGAGATACCCCCGGCGGGGAGGGTGGTGCACCTGAAGGGTTTTGGTTTGGTCAGGGTGTTCCGGACGGTTTCAAAAGACGGGGACGCAGAGTACTGGGCGACCAACGACCTGGGGATGCGCGAGGATCAACGGGGGGAGCTGGAGCGGGCGGGATGGGGTATAGAGGTCTACCACCGGGGCCTCAAGGGGTGTTGCGGGGTGGAGCGGGCCCAGGTGAGGAAGAAGGCTTCGGTCTTAGGCCACCTGCTGCTGGCCCTGCGGGCTTTCCTCAGGCTGGAGGCATACCGCTTGCGGACGGGGGTGAGCTGGTACGAGTCCAAGACAAGCATCATTCGCGAGGCGATACGAAGTTACCTGGCCAATCCCATCCACATCCTTCACCCAACTGCGTAA
- a CDS encoding AHH domain-containing protein produces the protein MDGLEQLYNAATGRQVDPVLAVLSAAGLALDLGTGGVGDVTAGVKAAYRVSLAISRQGGGLVALVIREQFVQFTRGRLSPQALVDGLRQRFGRVVEIVRAPGCRFGPLGLGCVVLYDKTATAVRARESLQPDTALRKVDVGLGDARRSNFSEACYLGAVSKGAKHHSLAELSLLVVGLTESQITVQSSNGCLYTRFNKAIQGTFRSKFAAKGIPQSELDDAAPHHIVPMNATKAFAACDDGGFDNCSEARRILAKAGVSVNEASNGVLLPWKRGELRIFDTKYPNATEHSGMHTKVYFRNVYDRLSELDRRFGSNPDRLSREVRKELQKIADELLAGTFPTR, from the coding sequence GTGGACGGCCTGGAGCAGCTCTACAACGCCGCCACCGGCAGGCAGGTAGACCCCGTTTTGGCGGTGCTCTCGGCGGCAGGGCTGGCGTTAGACCTGGGCACCGGCGGGGTGGGGGACGTGACCGCTGGGGTCAAGGCCGCCTACCGCGTCAGCCTGGCCATCAGCCGGCAGGGCGGGGGCCTGGTGGCCCTGGTCATCCGCGAACAGTTCGTCCAGTTCACCCGCGGGCGGCTCTCGCCGCAGGCGCTGGTGGACGGCCTGCGGCAGCGGTTCGGCAGGGTTGTGGAAATCGTTCGAGCACCGGGTTGCCGGTTTGGACCGCTTGGGCTAGGCTGCGTCGTCCTATATGACAAGACAGCAACTGCCGTTAGGGCGAGGGAAAGCCTGCAACCTGATACTGCACTCCGCAAGGTGGATGTGGGCTTGGGAGATGCGAGGCGGTCAAATTTTTCTGAAGCCTGCTACTTGGGAGCTGTTTCGAAGGGGGCTAAGCACCACAGTTTGGCAGAACTTTCTCTACTTGTCGTAGGACTAACGGAAAGCCAGATAACGGTTCAGTCCAGTAATGGCTGTCTATACACTAGGTTTAACAAGGCTATTCAAGGAACATTCAGAAGCAAATTTGCAGCAAAAGGAATTCCCCAATCTGAACTTGATGATGCAGCTCCACACCACATAGTTCCGATGAACGCCACTAAAGCTTTTGCGGCTTGTGACGATGGAGGATTTGATAACTGCTCGGAAGCACGTAGAATTCTGGCGAAGGCCGGAGTGAGTGTTAACGAAGCGTCTAACGGTGTATTACTCCCTTGGAAGAGGGGAGAACTCAGGATATTCGACACCAAATATCCCAATGCAACAGAACATAGTGGCATGCATACAAAAGTATATTTTAGGAATGTTTACGATAGGTTATCGGAACTGGATCGCCGGTTCGGTAGCAATCCTGACCGCCTCTCCAGGGAAGTTCGCAAAGAGCTACAAAAGATTGCAGATGAGCTACTAGCAGGTACTTTCCCAACGAGGTAA
- a CDS encoding phenylacetate--CoA ligase family protein, with product MDRVQRLRTVVAAAQKHPVYAQKLSNVDVQSLTPERITSLPLTTRQEWLAYIQSNPQPPKGAALMHLTPSPAIGWMPEYLSAEDVEYQAQALSAQMQRLGVAGKKALVAFGYHIFAGGWLFHEALQRAGAMVLPHGPGEAERIVQLQQQYGFEILVSNPSFAMKIAQAGGRFELLMAGGEPFTSVPGYREKLEQAIGGVAVDAYGTSELGVVAGEGLEKNGLWEIPEMAIIEVLDPETLEPTPEGEKGEMVVTSLSRTLMPMIRFRTGDLAVVSRPEGRLCLPRGVIGRTDLMVKVKGVKLYPTELAPLLMAFGIDPRGGAQLVVETKEGGTDKLTLRIKAEAVPPQLGPALQQATGIRLDEIQADPALEGPPLVDKRY from the coding sequence ATGGATCGAGTCCAACGCCTTCGCACCGTGGTCGCTGCTGCGCAAAAGCACCCCGTTTACGCCCAAAAACTCAGTAACGTAGATGTCCAGAGCCTGACCCCCGAACGCATCACCAGCCTGCCCCTCACTACCCGTCAGGAGTGGCTGGCCTATATCCAGTCGAACCCCCAGCCCCCCAAAGGCGCGGCCCTGATGCACCTGACCCCGAGCCCGGCCATCGGCTGGATGCCCGAGTACCTCTCCGCCGAGGACGTGGAGTACCAGGCCCAGGCCTTATCGGCCCAGATGCAGCGCCTGGGGGTGGCCGGAAAGAAAGCCCTGGTGGCTTTTGGCTACCACATTTTTGCCGGGGGTTGGCTGTTTCACGAGGCCCTGCAACGGGCCGGTGCGATGGTTTTGCCACATGGCCCTGGTGAGGCCGAGCGCATCGTGCAGCTACAGCAACAGTACGGCTTCGAGATTCTAGTCTCTAACCCCAGCTTTGCCATGAAAATTGCCCAGGCCGGGGGCCGGTTTGAGCTTTTGATGGCTGGTGGCGAACCCTTTACCTCGGTACCGGGCTACCGCGAGAAGCTCGAGCAGGCCATCGGCGGGGTTGCGGTTGACGCCTACGGCACCTCGGAGCTGGGGGTGGTAGCCGGGGAGGGACTGGAAAAAAACGGGCTGTGGGAAATCCCCGAGATGGCCATTATCGAGGTGCTCGACCCCGAGACCCTCGAGCCCACCCCGGAGGGCGAAAAAGGGGAGATGGTGGTGACCTCGCTCTCGCGCACCCTGATGCCCATGATCCGCTTCCGCACCGGCGACCTGGCGGTGGTATCGCGCCCCGAGGGGCGGCTCTGCCTGCCCAGGGGGGTGATTGGGCGCACCGACCTGATGGTTAAGGTGAAGGGGGTTAAGCTCTATCCCACCGAACTGGCCCCCCTGCTCATGGCCTTTGGCATTGACCCCCGTGGCGGAGCCCAACTGGTGGTGGAAACCAAAGAAGGTGGCACCGACAAGCTCACGCTGCGCATCAAGGCCGAGGCGGTGCCGCCCCAGCTCGGCCCGGCCTTGCAGCAGGCCACCGGCATCCGCCTGGACGAGATTCAGGCCGACCCGGCCCTGGAAGGGCCGCCCCTGGTGGATAAGCGCTACTAA
- a CDS encoding NADH-quinone oxidoreductase subunit A yields the protein MSPISEYQALLVYLAVAVGIAVLATVVGALLGPKKGGRFKLMPYESGNDPAGEVKRFPVHFYAVAMLFIIFDVEVAFLWPYAVSAGTVGVVGFVGLLVFTLLLFVGFLYEWYKGVMKWH from the coding sequence ATGTCACCGATAAGTGAGTATCAGGCTTTACTGGTGTACCTGGCTGTTGCCGTCGGCATTGCCGTGCTGGCAACCGTGGTGGGGGCCCTCTTAGGCCCTAAAAAGGGTGGGCGTTTCAAGCTGATGCCCTATGAGTCGGGCAACGACCCTGCCGGGGAGGTCAAGCGCTTCCCGGTGCACTTCTACGCGGTGGCGATGCTTTTCATCATCTTCGATGTGGAGGTGGCCTTTTTGTGGCCCTACGCGGTGAGCGCCGGCACCGTGGGTGTGGTGGGCTTTGTGGGCCTGCTGGTCTTTACGCTTTTGTTGTTCGTGGGTTTTTTGTACGAGTGGTACAAGGGCGTGATGAAATGGCACTAG